The following proteins are encoded in a genomic region of Brachypodium distachyon strain Bd21 chromosome 1, Brachypodium_distachyon_v3.0, whole genome shotgun sequence:
- the LOC100820978 gene encoding uncharacterized protein LOC100820978, whose product MASRTLSFYSLASAFAPYAPRSRLPHPPLRLLGLHLNSGHILRASTLSTAAATDADADPYEGVDTVEQLLAPKPASPGPSRMGRLMKMQRRADGEGLAAGRGRWFPYLDAFRGAGGVDVTSQEIVDVLEPYILEPRRDRIRRAAESRSYSVCLVVEGLSDFGNVSAAFRSADALGVQSVHVISCENNKRYRDNRHVSMGAEKWLDIELWNSPAECFDALKKRGYRIATTCLGTDSVSVYDMDWSHPTAIVVGNETMGISDAALNLSDLHCCVPMKGMVDSFNVSVAAGILMHHAVCDRVSRLGQHGDLLPEESRILLAEFYLRHRESTATVIHEYAKRKADNFVAKL is encoded by the exons ATGGCCTCCAGGACGCTATCCTTCTACTCGCTCGCCTCCGCCTTCGCCCCCTATGCCCCGCGCTCCAGACTCCCGCATCCtcctctccgcctcctcggcctccaCCTCAACTCCGGGCATATCCTCCGCGCCTCCAccctctccaccgccgccgccactgacGCGGACGCCGACCCCTACGAGGGCGTCGACACCGTCGAGCAGCTCCTCGCCCCGAAGCCCGCCTCCCCGGGGCCCTCCCGGATGGGCCGCCTCATGAAGATGCAGCGCCGCGCCGACGGCGAAGGcctggcggcggggcggggccgGTGGTTTCCTTACCTGGACGCGTTCCGCGGGGCGGGCGGGGTGGACGTGACGAGCCAGGAGATCGTGGACGTGCTGGAGCCGTACATCCTCGAGCCGCGCCGGGACCGgatccgccgcgccgccgagaGCAGGAGCTACTCCGTGTGCCTCGTCGTGGAGGGCCTCTCCGACTTCGGCAACGTCTCGGCGGCGTTCCGGTCTGCTGACGCCCTCGGCGTGCAGTCCGTCCACGTCATCTCCTGCGAGAACAACAAAAG GTATAGAGACAACAGGCATGTGAGCATGGGTGCTGAGAAATGGTTGGATATTGAGCTATGGAACTCACCTGCAGAATGTTTTGATGCTTTGAAGAAGCGTGGCTATCGCATTGCAACAACTTGTTTGGGAACTGATTCG GTTTCTGTGTATGACATGGATTGGTCTCATCCAACGGCTATTGTTGTGGGAAATGAGACTAT GGGTATTAGTGATGCCGCTCTGAATTTGTCAGACTTGCACTGTTGTGTTCCAATGAAAGGCATGGTGGATTCTTTTAATGTTTCTGTTGCAGCTGGAATCCTTATGCACCATGCTGTCTGCGATAGAGTTTCCCGCCTT GGTCAGCATGGTGATCTGTTACCTGAAGAAAGTAGAATATTGCTTGCAGAGTTTTATTTGCGTCATAGGGAAAGCACGGCTACCGTAATTCATGAATATGCCAAAAGGAAGGCAGATAATTTCGTGGCCAAACTTTGA